One window of Marmota flaviventris isolate mMarFla1 chromosome 5, mMarFla1.hap1, whole genome shotgun sequence genomic DNA carries:
- the Il9 gene encoding interleukin-9, with translation MLLGTILASTLLLCSVASQRCSTSAGIRDVDFLLQKLKEDSTSKCSCSANVTSCLCLPIPSDNCSTPCFQEGLSQMTNATQKTKFSQVFLRVKRSVAILKNNKCPFFSCEQPCNQTTPGNMETFLRSLLETFQKEKMTGVKSQL, from the exons ATGCTTCTGGGCACCATCCTCGCCTCCACCCTGCTCTTGTGCTCTGTGGCCAGCCAGAGGTGTTCCACCTCGGCAGGAATCAGGGATGTTGACTTCCTCCTCCAGAAGCTGAAG GAAGACTCAACCTCGAAATGTAGCTGCAGCGCCAAT GTAACCAGTTGTTTGTGTCTGCCCATCCCTTCT GACAACTGCAGCACACCGTGCTTCCAGGAGGGGCTGTCCCAGATGACCAATGccacacagaaaacaaaattctcGCAGGTTTTCCTTCGGGTGAAAAGATCGGTTGCCATCCTAAAGAACAACAAGTGTCCA TTTTTTTCCTGTGAACAGCCATGCAACCAAACCACACCAGGCAACATGGAGACATTTCTGAGGAGTCTCCTGGAAACATTCCAGAAAGAGAAGATGACAGGGGTGAAAAGCCAActgtga